The Candidatus Paceibacterota bacterium DNA segment GCAAATGTGCCAATAAGTTCAGCAATGTATTTTTTGATATTCATATGCCCAACATTATACCATATACATTTCCTGACCATACTCACCATTCCCCAAAAATTCGGCTTCACCGCGGATAATTTTCTCAAAAGGCCGGCAAGCAAAGCAACCTTCTGGACCTTGGGGGCAAGCAAACACGCTTTCATCTCTGGTAGCGGCCCATTTTTCACGAGCTTCAGCCACTTTTTTGGCAGCGGTGCCAACTTTCTCAAAAGATTCATCCAGGCTTGGTAAAGCCACTTCTTTTGGGGAGTCATCAGAATCCAGGTACCAGTAGGCCGCTCCAGAAACTTTTCTTTTTTGGAGATTGTGCAGTAGCAGCTGATAAATAGGCAGCTGCAGTGAATCCCCTTTTTCCTCATTTTTGCCTGTTTTAAAATCTAAGACCCGGAGGCTGTTATCCTCTGGTACATACTGGAGCCAGTCAATCTTGCCGCATAGGATGATATCGTCTGCAAGATAAAAATGAGGTAGCATTCCGCCCTTTCCTTCTGGCAATCTGACTATTTTTTCTTGTAACGGTCCTGGATGGGCAATGACTCTTTTAATCATGGCTTTTCCCCTAGCTTTGGCCTCAGCCTCTTCTTCTGGCGTCCTAAAGCCACCTTTTTTGCCGGAAAATTTTTTCCAGGCTTCATCAAAACGCTGCAATAGTTCCTCCACTCTATCAAAACGCTTGTCTGCAGGATAATCAGCCAGACCTTCCACTACTTCATGCACAGCAGACCCAAGTGAGAGAGCTGGACTGACAAGATTGATTTTCTTGCCAGTCTTTGGATTTTTATACACATTATGCAAATAATAGGCCCACGGACACTTCAAAAAATCTCCAAGAGATGAATGAGAAACCCAAACCGCTGAATATGGATCGCGAGACATGTCGATATAATACCACAGAGGTATTTTTATTTTTGGCTGAGATTTTATCTAATCACCTTCCACTCCCGACTAAAGGCTTTTTTGAAAACTTTAGTGTAAAAAGCGTTGGCTAGATAGCTAATGAGAAGAGGTGTCCAGCCTGTCTTGTGGGCTCGACGAGAGGTGTGAAGCACATGGAGCCCGGCAAATGAACGAGTGCGCCCTACCTTGGCAAGACGGCTAAACATATCCCCATCTTCAGCTGCCACAAACTTTTCATTGTAGCCATTCACTTTTTTGAAGGCGTCTGCTCTGATCATTTGAAACTCACCAGACGCGCTGCCAATCCGCAAAAAATTGTTGGAAAAATAGTGGACAAGATTGATAATGGTAAAGAAAAACATGTCAGACAGAGTGGCATCCTTTGGAAAAACCTTTAAGAAGACCACCGTAGCCACCGCTTTTTCATGGGAATCAAAATATTCCAGGATTTTCCTAAAAAAACCATCAATATCAGGGATGCGCACATCTGCA contains these protein-coding regions:
- a CDS encoding PD-(D/E)XK nuclease family protein, with protein sequence MSRDPYSAVWVSHSSLGDFLKCPWAYYLHNVYKNPKTGKKINLVSPALSLGSAVHEVVEGLADYPADKRFDRVEELLQRFDEAWKKFSGKKGGFRTPEEEAEAKARGKAMIKRVIAHPGPLQEKIVRLPEGKGGMLPHFYLADDIILCGKIDWLQYVPEDNSLRVLDFKTGKNEEKGDSLQLPIYQLLLHNLQKRKVSGAAYWYLDSDDSPKEVALPSLDESFEKVGTAAKKVAEAREKWAATRDESVFACPQGPEGCFACRPFEKIIRGEAEFLGNGEYGQEMYMV
- a CDS encoding glycosyltransferase — protein: MISIVIPTLNEEKVIEKTLLSLRRLRAYDYEIIVSDGKSTDKTVAIAKKYADKVVEYKDEARQTISGGRNAGAAVAKGEYLVFLDADVRIPDIDGFFRKILEYFDSHEKAVATVVFLKVFPKDATLSDMFFFTIINLVHYFSNNFLRIGSASGEFQMIRADAFKKVNGYNEKFVAAEDGDMFSRLAKVGRTRSFAGLHVLHTSRRAHKTGWTPLLISYLANAFYTKVFKKAFSREWKVIR